The following proteins come from a genomic window of Gossypium raimondii isolate GPD5lz chromosome 5, ASM2569854v1, whole genome shotgun sequence:
- the LOC105766522 gene encoding pentatricopeptide repeat-containing protein At1g62930, chloroplastic — translation MGKLPSFILCSVVNGGSHLSDFYSFSSSSNTIAIHIEALSRKPMSVRGKGEKDDRFDNVNDALILFNKMIDKYPKPSIVEFNKLLGAIVRMKHYAIVVSMYRRIDLLGVSRDVYSLNILINCFCQLGRIDFEFSVLGKVLKLGVEPDVVTFSTLINGICNQSKIFEAVSMFDEMTERGYQPNLIVCSTILKGLCKSDNTDRSVRFLRLMEGRGFQPNIVAYSTVIDCLCKNGLASRRRATRLLNEMVDNNISLNNVTYTILIDALCKEGMILKAVETVGIMRKQGIEPNVVTYNTLVDAHCKEGMVSAAEDIVDAMIKQDIEPDVVTYNALINDHCLQNEMDKARRVFNLMIEKGCAPNIVTYSSLMQSMFQLGRVSTACELFRKMLASGQVPDIVTCLILLNGLCKTGHIKEALKLFQAMQNSGLELDIVPYTILIDGLYKAGHIELAKELFQQLSNNGLKPNVYTYCIIINGLCKEGLPEEAYKMFGSMRDNGCLPNSCYYNVTIRGFLRNSFTSKAT, via the exons ATGGGTAAGCTTCcttcttttattctttgttcAGTTGTTAATGGTGGAAGCCATCTTTCTGATTTctactctttttcttcttcttctaacaCCATTGCTATCCACATCGAAGCCTTAAGTAGGAAACCCATGTCTGTTAGAGGAAAGGGGGAAAAAGATGATCGCTTCGATAATGTTAATGATGCTTTGATTTTGTTCAATAAGATGATTGACAAGTACCCAAAGCCTTCCATtgtggaatttaataaattattaggaGCCATTGTTAGGATGAAACATTATGCCATTGTTGTTTCTATGTATAGACGGATCGATTTATTGGGCGTTTCCCGTGATGTTTATTCTTTGAACATCTTGATTAATTGCTTTTGTCAATTAGGTCGAATTGATTTTGAGTTTTCTGTTTTGGGGAAAGTGCTGAAATTAGGTGTTGAACCTGATGTTGTAACTTTTTCAACTTTGATTAATGGGATTTGTAATCAAAGTAAGATTTTCGAGGCCGTTAGTATGTTCGATGAAATGACTGAAAGAGGGTATCAACCTAATTTGATTGTTTGCAGTACAATACTTAAGGGGTTGTGTAAGAGTGACAATACTGACAGATCTGTTAGGTTTCTAAGGCTGATGGAAGGAAGAGGTTTTCAACCCAATATTGTAGCATATAGTACTGTGATTGACTGTCTTTGTAAGAATGGGTTG GCCAGCAGGAGGAGGGCAACAAGGCTTTTGAATGAAATGGTTGATAACAATATTTCACTTAATAATGTCACATATACTATATTGATTGATGCACTTTGCAAAGAAGGAATGATTTTGAAAGCTGTAGAAACTGTTGGCATAATGAGAAAACAAGGCATTGAGCCCAATGTTGTCACGTATAATACATTGGTTGATGCACATTGCAAGGAAGGGATGGTTTCTGCAGCTGAGGATATTGTTGATGCAATGATAAAGCAAGATATTGAGCCTGATGTTGTTACCTATAATGCATTAATCAATGACCATTGCTTGCAGAATGAAATGGATAAAGCTAGAAGAGTTTTCAACTTGATGATTGAGAAGGGTTGTGCACCTAATATAGTTACTTACAGCAGTCTTATGCAAAGTATGTTTCAATTAGGGAGAGTTTCAACTGCATGTGAACTTTTTAGGAAGATGCTTGCTTCTGGACAAGTTCCAGATATAGTGACCTGTTTGATTTTGCTGAATGGTTTATGCAAAACAGGTCATATCAAAGAGGCATTGAAACTTTTTCAAGCAATGCAAAACAGTGGGTTGGAACTTGATATTGTCCCATATACTATCCTAATTGACGGGTTGTATAAAGCTGGGCATATCGAACTTGCCAAGGAATTATTTCAGCAACTCTCAAACAATGGTTTAAAACCGAATGTTTACACATATTGTATAATTATTAATGGACTGTGTAAAGAGGGATTGCCAGAGGAAGCATATAAGATGTTTGGGAGCATGAGAG